From Salinirubellus salinus, the proteins below share one genomic window:
- a CDS encoding metal-dependent hydrolase, translated as MNKKGHVLNAVLLGIGLAYVLEPAGDVQTFVTIAEVTIPVTLGALLPDVDTAFGKHRKTFHNLPTLVVFLAFPLYFGNLQWVWVGVLTHYVLDVLGSKRGIALFYPFSPREFGSPTGVTTSSKYADVVTLVVTAFELGVAAVLVHVVPGLVQRVLQALPGDVGNAASELAATLLAVPFPL; from the coding sequence GTGAACAAGAAGGGTCACGTCCTGAACGCCGTCCTCCTCGGTATCGGGCTGGCATACGTCCTCGAACCCGCGGGCGACGTCCAGACGTTCGTCACCATCGCCGAGGTGACGATACCGGTCACGCTCGGGGCGCTCCTCCCCGACGTGGACACGGCGTTCGGCAAGCACCGGAAGACGTTCCACAACCTCCCGACGCTGGTCGTCTTCCTCGCGTTCCCCCTCTACTTCGGGAACCTCCAGTGGGTCTGGGTCGGCGTCCTCACGCACTACGTGCTGGACGTGCTCGGGAGCAAGCGGGGCATCGCGCTGTTCTACCCGTTCTCGCCCCGCGAGTTCGGGTCGCCCACCGGCGTCACCACCTCCAGCAAGTACGCCGACGTGGTCACGCTCGTCGTCACGGCCTTCGAACTCGGCGTCGCGGCCGTCCTGGTCCACGTCGTCCCGGGGCTCGTCCAGCGGGTCCTCCAGGCGCTCCCCGGCGACGTCGGCAACGCCGCCTCAGAACTCGCCGCGACGCTGCTCGCCGTCCCGTTCCCGCTCTGA
- a CDS encoding methylated-DNA--[protein]-cysteine S-methyltransferase, with product MEVALWGYRFEVDESRITESPAEVRRQVREYERGERHAFDLTVAVPDDFTGRVMDAMAAIPYGETRTYGDLAGELDTSPVAVGGACGRNPVPLVVPCHRVVGRDRLGGFSAEGGVDLKRALLAHEREHAGGERQASLAGYGANGNR from the coding sequence ATGGAGGTCGCACTCTGGGGCTACAGGTTCGAGGTGGACGAGTCGCGGATCACCGAGTCGCCGGCCGAGGTGCGTCGACAGGTCCGCGAGTACGAGCGTGGCGAGCGCCACGCGTTCGACCTCACGGTCGCCGTCCCGGACGACTTCACGGGACGGGTGATGGACGCGATGGCGGCCATCCCCTACGGCGAGACGCGGACGTACGGTGACCTCGCGGGCGAACTCGACACCAGCCCGGTCGCCGTCGGTGGGGCCTGCGGGCGGAATCCGGTGCCGCTCGTCGTCCCGTGTCACCGCGTGGTCGGGCGAGACAGGCTGGGTGGGTTCTCCGCCGAGGGTGGAGTCGACCTGAAGCGAGCGCTCCTGGCCCACGAGCGGGAGCACGCCGGGGGCGAGCGGCAGGCCTCGCTGGCTGGGTACGGGGCGAACGGTAACCGCTAA
- a CDS encoding pyridoxal phosphate-dependent aminotransferase — MDYDRPLFFRVMQYADAADRDVVDMVSGNPDWAPPEALREGLREFADREPEAFQYSASEGDRPLRAAIADRHGVDTESVFVTNGTAEANHVATACALDAYPGDEVLLTDPVYPYYAGRNDLLKAETRYVDADADGHLDPDRVAEAIGDDTAVVVVNSPNNPTGAVYGRETKRALVDLCEDHDACLVSDEVYDAFDHSGRFTSALAFDSPNRVVTNGFSKSMAITGLRVGYCVVPAHLQDAVRTRHMLTTIAASRPAQAAVLRALRETPDAYYEANRQLVEDRIETFTAALDEAGADYTAPEGSFYVLVRFDGFPGTLENVERLIDEAGVAGMPGEAFGSSRTEWLRFALVTPRVDEAAARLTDYLG; from the coding sequence ATGGACTACGACCGGCCGCTGTTCTTCCGGGTGATGCAGTACGCCGACGCCGCGGACCGCGACGTGGTCGACATGGTCAGCGGCAACCCGGACTGGGCGCCCCCCGAGGCGCTCCGCGAGGGCCTCCGGGAGTTCGCCGACCGGGAGCCCGAGGCGTTCCAGTACTCAGCGAGCGAGGGGGACCGGCCGCTCCGTGCGGCCATCGCCGATCGACACGGCGTCGACACCGAGAGCGTGTTCGTCACGAACGGGACCGCCGAGGCGAACCACGTCGCCACCGCCTGCGCGCTGGACGCCTACCCCGGCGACGAGGTACTGCTGACCGACCCCGTCTATCCCTACTACGCGGGGCGCAACGACCTGCTGAAGGCCGAGACGCGCTACGTCGACGCCGACGCGGATGGCCACCTCGACCCGGACCGGGTGGCCGAGGCGATCGGTGACGACACCGCGGTGGTCGTCGTGAACTCCCCGAACAACCCGACCGGTGCCGTCTACGGCCGCGAGACGAAGCGGGCGCTCGTCGACCTGTGCGAGGACCACGACGCCTGTCTCGTCAGTGACGAGGTGTACGACGCGTTCGACCACTCCGGGCGGTTCACCTCGGCGCTCGCGTTCGACTCGCCGAACCGCGTCGTCACGAACGGCTTCTCGAAGTCGATGGCCATCACCGGCCTCCGGGTGGGCTACTGCGTCGTCCCAGCGCACCTGCAGGACGCGGTCCGGACCCGGCACATGCTGACGACCATCGCCGCCTCGCGGCCGGCGCAAGCGGCCGTCCTGCGGGCGCTGCGCGAGACGCCCGACGCCTACTACGAGGCGAACCGCCAGCTCGTCGAGGACCGTATCGAGACGTTCACCGCGGCGCTGGACGAGGCCGGCGCGGACTACACCGCGCCCGAGGGGTCGTTCTACGTCCTCGTTCGGTTCGACGGCTTCCCCGGGACCCTCGAGAACGTCGAGCGCCTGATCGACGAGGCCGGCGTCGCCGGGATGCCGGGCGAGGCCTTCGGCTCCTCGCGGACCGAGTGGCTCCGGTTCGCGCTGGTGACCCCGCGGGTGGACGAGGCGGCCGCGCGGCTGACCGACTACCTCGGCTGA
- a CDS encoding CinA family protein produces MDDADDTPIERRVGEVLRERGETVAVAESATGGLVGSLLTDVPGSSDYFDRSLVTYAYDAKLTELAVSRESLDERGAVSEPVARQMAAGVRDVSGTTWGVATTGIAGPDGGTEAKPVGTVYVGVAHAGEWGSGESYTSVERHEFDGTRTAVKGRFARQALTDLLAALTERDGV; encoded by the coding sequence ATGGACGATGCAGACGACACGCCGATCGAACGCCGGGTCGGCGAGGTGCTCCGTGAACGCGGCGAGACGGTGGCCGTCGCCGAATCCGCGACGGGCGGCCTCGTCGGGTCGCTGCTCACCGACGTGCCCGGCTCCTCGGACTACTTCGACCGCTCGCTCGTCACCTACGCCTACGACGCGAAACTGACCGAACTGGCCGTCTCGCGCGAGTCGCTGGACGAACGGGGCGCCGTCTCCGAACCGGTCGCCCGGCAGATGGCCGCCGGCGTCCGCGACGTCTCGGGGACCACGTGGGGCGTCGCCACCACCGGCATCGCCGGGCCCGACGGCGGCACCGAGGCGAAACCGGTCGGCACCGTCTACGTCGGCGTCGCCCACGCGGGCGAGTGGGGGAGCGGTGAGTCGTACACGAGCGTCGAACGCCACGAGTTCGACGGTACCCGCACGGCGGTGAAAGGCCGGTTCGCCCGGCAGGCACTCACGGACCTGCTGGCCGCCCTCACCGAACGGGACGGCGTATGA
- a CDS encoding PHP-associated domain-containing protein, translating to MTFRVDPHVKILDERVVERAKARGLDALVYAPHFTHLSDVEARAERFSDDELLVVPAREVFTGSWRDRKHVLAVAPSDPIPDFVTLEGAMAELDRQDCATLVPHPEFATVSFGAAELAAYGDQLDGIEVYNPKHRTGHNERARALAGDTGLPPFASSYAHLTPTVGEVWTAFEEPFETADGLAAALRAGEPRRVFHRPGRRHRLRCHAEFAHLSWENTWEKFERVVLKGQEATHPRNPAYEGRFDDVAVY from the coding sequence GTGACCTTCCGCGTCGACCCCCACGTGAAGATACTCGACGAGCGCGTCGTCGAGCGTGCGAAGGCCCGTGGTCTCGACGCGCTCGTCTACGCGCCGCACTTCACCCACCTCTCCGACGTCGAGGCGCGCGCCGAGCGGTTCTCCGACGACGAGTTGCTCGTCGTCCCCGCCCGCGAGGTGTTCACCGGGTCGTGGCGTGACCGCAAGCACGTCCTCGCGGTCGCCCCGAGCGACCCCATCCCGGACTTCGTCACGCTGGAGGGGGCGATGGCCGAACTCGACCGGCAGGACTGCGCGACGCTCGTCCCGCACCCGGAGTTCGCGACGGTGAGTTTCGGGGCCGCGGAGCTGGCCGCCTACGGTGACCAGCTGGACGGCATCGAGGTGTACAATCCGAAACACCGGACGGGGCACAACGAGCGGGCGCGGGCGCTGGCGGGCGACACGGGCCTCCCGCCGTTCGCCTCATCGTACGCCCACCTCACGCCCACCGTGGGCGAGGTGTGGACGGCGTTCGAGGAGCCGTTCGAGACGGCCGACGGCCTCGCGGCGGCCCTGAGAGCGGGCGAGCCGCGGCGGGTGTTCCACCGCCCCGGCCGTCGCCACCGGCTCCGGTGTCACGCGGAGTTCGCCCACCTGAGCTGGGAGAACACGTGGGAGAAGTTCGAACGCGTCGTGCTGAAGGGGCAGGAGGCGACGCACCCGCGGAACCCGGCCTACGAGGGGCGGTTCGACGACGTCGCCGTGTACTGA